In one window of Kitasatospora sp. MMS16-BH015 DNA:
- a CDS encoding putative leader peptide: MKRQADLTKRRAVDLCRVSACLCRMR, translated from the coding sequence ATGAAGCGACAGGCGGACCTCACGAAGCGGCGGGCGGTAGACCTGTGCCGCGTCTCCGCCTGCCTGTGTCGAATGCGCTGA
- the dacB gene encoding D-alanyl-D-alanine carboxypeptidase/D-alanyl-D-alanine-endopeptidase, which produces MSAAAAPTPAPGHSSTAGKPSEKAGAKPAQPSGKPAAAPPAGTRAAVATAGPVLAAVDGGSDGLPTTAGLQRELGPLLQDKALGTLTFAVADGATGQFLYGNGESTPATPASTTKLLTSLAALSLIPAETRIPTTVVAGANPGEIVLVGGGDPTVTNLPRDQVRIGGMPVDEDSAPASLADLAKQTAAALKAAGTTSVKLSFDTSIYSGPILHKENDSMNIAAVVPLMVDEGRINPLSTDEAPARVFDPVGQATDAFAALLGGQGITVQGKAAKGQAAPGAKQLGKILSPTVPRLVDRLLTTSDNTLAEAIARQVAIAAKQPVSFDGAVTAVTDALTKLGLPMTGVVLHDGSGLHTQNLIPPLVLAKVIGLASAPDHPELRPVLTGMPIAGFTGTLVSRFGASSGAQSAAGIVRAKTGSLSGINTLAGTVVDQDGRVLVFAMMTRTTAPADQARSAVDRIVAKIASCGCQ; this is translated from the coding sequence GTGAGCGCTGCCGCCGCGCCGACCCCCGCCCCCGGCCACAGCAGTACGGCGGGCAAGCCGAGCGAGAAGGCGGGGGCCAAGCCCGCCCAGCCGAGCGGGAAGCCCGCCGCCGCGCCGCCGGCCGGCACCCGGGCGGCCGTCGCCACGGCCGGCCCGGTGCTCGCCGCGGTGGACGGCGGCTCGGACGGCCTGCCCACCACGGCCGGCCTGCAGCGCGAGCTGGGCCCGCTGCTCCAGGACAAGGCGCTCGGCACGCTGACCTTCGCCGTGGCCGACGGCGCCACCGGCCAGTTCCTGTACGGCAACGGCGAATCCACCCCGGCCACCCCGGCCTCCACCACCAAGCTGCTCACCAGCCTGGCCGCGCTCTCGCTCATCCCGGCCGAGACCCGGATCCCCACCACGGTGGTGGCCGGCGCCAACCCGGGCGAGATCGTGCTGGTTGGCGGGGGAGACCCGACCGTCACCAACCTGCCGCGCGACCAGGTGCGGATCGGCGGCATGCCGGTGGACGAGGACTCGGCCCCGGCCTCGCTGGCCGACCTGGCCAAGCAGACCGCCGCCGCGCTCAAGGCGGCCGGCACCACCTCGGTGAAGCTGAGCTTCGACACCTCGATCTACTCCGGCCCGATCCTGCACAAGGAGAACGACTCGATGAACATCGCGGCCGTGGTGCCGCTGATGGTCGACGAGGGCCGGATCAACCCGCTCTCCACCGACGAGGCCCCGGCTCGGGTCTTCGACCCGGTGGGCCAGGCGACCGACGCCTTCGCGGCCCTGCTCGGCGGCCAGGGCATCACCGTGCAGGGCAAGGCCGCCAAGGGCCAGGCGGCGCCCGGGGCCAAGCAGCTCGGCAAGATCCTCTCGCCGACCGTGCCCCGGCTGGTCGACCGGCTGCTCACCACCTCCGACAACACCCTGGCCGAGGCGATCGCCCGGCAGGTGGCGATCGCCGCCAAGCAGCCGGTCAGCTTCGACGGCGCGGTCACGGCGGTGACCGACGCCCTCACCAAGCTCGGCCTGCCGATGACCGGCGTGGTGCTGCACGACGGCAGCGGCCTGCACACCCAGAACCTGATCCCGCCGCTGGTGCTGGCCAAGGTGATCGGCCTGGCCTCCGCCCCGGACCACCCGGAGCTGCGCCCGGTGCTCACCGGCATGCCGATCGCCGGCTTCACCGGCACCCTGGTCAGCCGGTTCGGCGCCAGCTCCGGCGCGCAGAGCGCCGCGGGCATCGTCCGGGCCAAGACCGGCAGCCTGAGCGGGATCAACACGCTGGCAGGCACGGTGGTGGACCAGGACGGCCGGGTGCTGGTCTTCGCCATGATGACCAGGACCACCGCCCCGGCCGACCAGGCCCGCAGCGCGGTGGACCGGATCGTCGCGAAGATCGCCTCCTGCGGATGCCAGTGA
- a CDS encoding asparaginase, giving the protein MPQTSALPVLADVIRSGFTEGHHRGSLVLLARDGSVELALGTPQEPVFPRSCGKPFQAVATLRAGLDLDGAPLALAASSHSAEPFHLAAVRELLGTAGLTEADLRTPADLPLDEVEAEAVLRAGGERAPILMDCSGKHAGWLAACVANGWDTAGYLDPEHPVQRLALGALTEYTGETPTARGTDGCGAPLWAVSLTGLARGYRALLAAEPGTPGRRVADAMRAHPEYVAGTRRADTWLMRAVPGLLAKMGAEAVQVAALPDGRALAFKIDDGAERARGPVLAEALRRLGAQVPAETLARLEDSPLHGGGAVVGAVRAAF; this is encoded by the coding sequence ATGCCGCAGACCTCCGCCCTGCCCGTCCTCGCCGACGTCATACGCTCCGGCTTCACCGAGGGCCACCACCGTGGCTCACTGGTGCTGCTGGCCCGCGACGGTTCGGTGGAGCTGGCCCTCGGCACCCCGCAGGAGCCGGTCTTCCCGCGCTCCTGCGGCAAGCCGTTCCAGGCCGTCGCCACCCTGCGCGCCGGGCTGGACCTGGACGGTGCCCCGCTGGCCCTGGCCGCCTCCAGCCACTCGGCCGAGCCCTTCCACCTGGCGGCCGTCCGCGAGCTGCTCGGCACGGCCGGCCTCACCGAGGCCGATCTGCGCACCCCGGCCGACCTGCCACTTGACGAGGTCGAGGCCGAAGCGGTGCTGCGCGCGGGCGGCGAGCGCGCGCCGATCCTGATGGACTGCTCCGGCAAGCACGCCGGCTGGCTGGCCGCCTGCGTGGCCAACGGCTGGGACACCGCCGGCTACCTGGACCCGGAGCACCCGGTGCAGCGGCTGGCGCTCGGAGCCCTGACCGAGTACACCGGCGAGACCCCGACGGCGCGGGGCACCGACGGCTGCGGCGCCCCGCTCTGGGCCGTCTCGCTGACCGGCCTGGCCCGGGGCTACCGCGCCCTGCTGGCCGCCGAGCCCGGCACCCCCGGCCGCCGGGTGGCCGACGCGATGCGGGCCCACCCCGAGTACGTGGCCGGCACCCGCCGCGCCGACACCTGGCTGATGCGGGCCGTCCCCGGCCTGCTCGCCAAGATGGGCGCCGAGGCCGTCCAGGTGGCCGCCCTGCCGGACGGCCGGGCCCTCGCCTTCAAGATCGACGACGGCGCCGAGCGGGCCCGCGGCCCGGTGCTGGCCGAGGCGCTGCGCCGGCTCGGCGCCCAGGTGCCGGCCGAGACCCTGGCCCGCCTGGAGGACTCCCCGCTGCACGGCGGCGGCGCGGTCGTGGGCGCCGTCCGGGCGGCCTTCTGA
- a CDS encoding Fur family transcriptional regulator: protein MVNADTPTEAETPADWKADLRERGYRLTPQRQLVLEAVDVLDHATPDEILHQVRKTASGVNISTVYRTLELLEELGLVSHAHLGHGAPTYHLAGRHTHLHLVCRDCDSVTETETGIAAPLIDSLREQHGFDTDLKHFAIFGRCADCTAKLAADGPA from the coding sequence ATGGTGAACGCGGACACCCCCACCGAGGCGGAGACCCCCGCCGACTGGAAGGCCGACCTGCGCGAGCGCGGGTACCGGCTGACCCCGCAGCGCCAGCTGGTGCTGGAGGCGGTGGACGTGCTCGACCACGCCACCCCGGACGAGATCCTGCACCAGGTGCGCAAGACCGCCAGCGGGGTCAACATCTCGACGGTCTACCGCACCCTGGAGCTGCTGGAGGAGCTCGGCCTGGTCTCGCACGCCCACCTCGGGCACGGCGCGCCCACCTACCACCTGGCCGGCCGGCACACCCACCTCCACCTGGTCTGCCGCGACTGCGATTCGGTGACCGAGACGGAGACCGGGATCGCCGCCCCGCTGATCGACAGCCTGCGCGAGCAGCACGGCTTCGACACCGACCTCAAGCACTTCGCGATCTTCGGCCGCTGCGCCGACTGCACGGCGAAGCTGGCCGCGGACGGCCCGGCCTGA
- a CDS encoding ABC transporter substrate-binding protein: MDASSTAHEQRTDLAERTDLAARADLAERAGPAGRTDLAERAGLAASEPAELRVLRLAELRLLRRDALEQEADLSYLRRLLQGRTDILRAELARRDAPGPESAPATAPAEELLLDRLPAILADAPASVRRPARHLTLGPPRGERYQREADELMGDVQLADLAAHPTAELLAAVERLAVHEREVSGRRQRLQRTADDCGAEITRRYREGEARVDDLLTGG, encoded by the coding sequence ATGGACGCGAGCAGCACGGCCCACGAGCAGCGGACGGACCTCGCGGAGCGGACCGACCTCGCGGCGCGGGCGGACCTCGCCGAGCGGGCGGGCCCGGCCGGGCGCACCGACCTCGCCGAGCGGGCCGGCCTGGCCGCCTCGGAGCCGGCGGAGCTCAGGGTGCTCCGGCTGGCGGAGTTGCGGCTGCTGCGCCGCGACGCGCTGGAGCAGGAGGCCGACCTCTCGTACCTGCGCCGGCTGCTCCAGGGCCGCACCGACATCCTGCGGGCCGAGCTGGCCCGGCGGGACGCCCCCGGCCCGGAGTCGGCGCCCGCCACCGCCCCGGCCGAGGAGCTGCTGCTCGACCGGCTGCCGGCGATCCTGGCCGACGCCCCCGCCTCGGTCCGCCGCCCGGCCCGCCACCTGACCCTCGGCCCGCCGCGCGGCGAGCGGTACCAGCGCGAGGCGGACGAGCTGATGGGTGACGTCCAACTGGCCGATCTGGCCGCCCACCCCACCGCCGAGCTGCTGGCCGCCGTCGAGCGCCTGGCGGTGCACGAACGGGAGGTCTCGGGCCGTCGCCAGCGGCTCCAGCGCACGGCCGACGACTGCGGTGCGGAGATCACCCGCAGGTACCGTGAAGGGGAAGCACGGGTCGACGACCTGCTCACCGGCGGCTGA
- a CDS encoding sulfurtransferase: MSRSDVLVDADWVEKHLDDPKVVVVEVDEDTSAYEKNHIRNAVRIDWKQDLQDPIRRDFVDQAGFEALLSRKGIGNDDTVVLYGGNNNWFASYAYWYFKLYGHGDVKLLDGGRKKWELDARELVAAVPERAATEYKAQAQDTSIRAYRDDVLAAIGNLNLVDVRSPDEFAGRLLAPAHLPQEQSQRPGHVPSAKNIPWAKNANDDGTFKSDDELRELYTASGVDLAKDTIAYCRIGERSALTWFVLHQLLGQENVKNYDGSWTEYGSLVGVPIEIGD, from the coding sequence ATGAGCCGCAGTGACGTCCTGGTAGACGCCGACTGGGTCGAGAAGCACCTGGACGACCCGAAGGTCGTCGTCGTCGAGGTCGACGAGGACACCTCCGCCTACGAGAAGAACCACATCCGCAACGCGGTCCGGATCGACTGGAAGCAGGACCTCCAGGACCCGATCCGCCGTGACTTCGTCGACCAGGCGGGCTTCGAGGCGCTGCTGAGCCGCAAGGGCATCGGCAACGACGACACCGTGGTGCTCTACGGCGGCAACAACAACTGGTTCGCCAGCTACGCCTACTGGTACTTCAAGCTGTACGGCCACGGCGACGTCAAGCTGCTCGACGGTGGTCGCAAGAAGTGGGAGCTCGACGCCCGCGAGCTCGTCGCCGCCGTGCCCGAGCGCGCCGCGACCGAGTACAAGGCGCAGGCCCAGGACACCTCGATCCGCGCCTACCGCGACGACGTGCTGGCCGCGATCGGCAACCTGAACCTGGTCGACGTGCGTTCGCCCGACGAGTTCGCCGGCCGCCTGCTCGCCCCGGCCCACCTGCCGCAGGAGCAGTCGCAGCGTCCGGGCCACGTCCCGTCCGCCAAGAACATCCCGTGGGCGAAGAACGCCAACGACGACGGCACCTTCAAGAGCGACGACGAGCTCCGCGAGCTCTACACCGCCTCGGGCGTCGACCTGGCGAAGGACACCATCGCCTACTGCCGCATCGGCGAGCGCTCCGCGCTCACCTGGTTCGTGCTGCACCAGCTGCTGGGCCAGGAGAACGTCAAGAACTACGACGGCTCCTGGACCGAGTACGGCAGCCTGGTCGGCGTGCCGATCGAGATCGGCGACTGA
- a CDS encoding inorganic diphosphatase translates to MEFDVLIEIPKGSRNKYEVDHETGRLRLDRMLFTSTRYPADYGYVEGTLADDGDPLDALVILEEPTFPGCLIKCRAIGMFHMTDEAGGDDKLLCVPATDPRWEHLQDIQHVSEFDRLEIQHFFEVYKDLEPGKSVQGADWVGRAEAEAEITASIKRLEESGH, encoded by the coding sequence TTGGAGTTCGACGTCCTGATCGAGATCCCGAAGGGCTCGCGGAACAAGTACGAGGTCGACCATGAGACCGGTCGCCTCCGCCTCGACCGGATGCTCTTCACGTCGACCCGCTACCCGGCGGACTACGGCTACGTCGAGGGCACCCTCGCCGACGACGGCGACCCGCTCGACGCGCTGGTCATCCTGGAGGAGCCGACCTTCCCCGGCTGCCTGATCAAGTGCCGCGCGATCGGCATGTTCCACATGACCGACGAGGCCGGCGGCGACGACAAGCTGCTCTGCGTCCCCGCGACCGACCCGCGCTGGGAGCACCTCCAGGACATCCAGCACGTCTCGGAGTTCGACCGCCTGGAGATCCAGCACTTCTTCGAGGTCTACAAGGACCTGGAGCCCGGCAAGTCCGTCCAGGGCGCCGACTGGGTCGGCCGCGCCGAGGCCGAGGCCGAGATCACCGCCTCGATCAAGCGCCTGGAGGAGTCCGGCCACTGA
- a CDS encoding MoaD/ThiS family protein, with amino-acid sequence MHYWAAAKAAAGTAEEPYRAATLAEALAAARTRHADRPQLLRLLDHCSYLVDSTQVGTRPHTEVPLTENGTIEVLPPFAGG; translated from the coding sequence ATCCACTACTGGGCCGCCGCCAAGGCCGCCGCCGGCACGGCCGAGGAGCCCTACCGGGCCGCCACCCTCGCCGAGGCCCTCGCCGCCGCCCGCACCCGCCACGCGGACCGCCCCCAACTCCTGCGCCTGCTCGACCACTGCTCCTACCTGGTCGACTCCACCCAGGTCGGCACCCGCCCCCACACCGAGGTCCCCCTGACCGAGAACGGCACCATCGAGGTCTTGCCGCCTTTCGCGGGGGGGTGA
- a CDS encoding FABP family protein, with amino-acid sequence MIEIPSDLHKDVVSLAFLLGTWEGAGVFDFPGSEKCNFGQEVVFRHDGRPFLEFRSRTWVLDNDGEKVRPLENEHAFWRVTSNQHGTSGEREIEISSVRDDGTVEIWYGKLHDGKPQIDVATDAVARIDGSAPYSGGKRLYGMVNEELLWVGEKAAPEVPLRPYMSAQLKKVLSPAQLIKDIADLPDDGIAFFK; translated from the coding sequence ATGATCGAGATTCCTTCCGACCTCCACAAGGACGTCGTTTCGCTGGCCTTCCTCCTCGGTACCTGGGAGGGCGCGGGCGTCTTCGACTTCCCCGGTTCCGAGAAGTGCAACTTCGGCCAGGAGGTCGTGTTCCGTCACGACGGCCGTCCGTTCCTGGAGTTCCGCTCCCGGACCTGGGTGCTGGACAACGACGGTGAGAAGGTGCGTCCACTGGAGAACGAGCACGCGTTCTGGCGGGTGACGAGCAACCAGCACGGCACCAGCGGCGAGCGCGAGATCGAGATCTCCTCCGTCCGCGACGACGGTACCGTGGAGATCTGGTACGGCAAGCTGCACGACGGCAAGCCGCAGATCGACGTGGCCACCGACGCCGTGGCCCGGATCGACGGTTCGGCTCCGTACTCGGGTGGCAAGCGCCTCTACGGCATGGTCAACGAGGAGCTGCTCTGGGTCGGCGAGAAGGCCGCCCCCGAGGTGCCGCTCCGGCCGTACATGTCGGCGCAGCTCAAGAAGGTGCTCAGCCCGGCTCAGCTGATCAAGGACATCGCCGACCTGCCGGACGACGGCATCGCCTTCTTCAAGTAG
- a CDS encoding DUF3099 domain-containing protein, with product MRGHRRHVRYFVMMGVCLALFVLAWGVVRFWSVPVAIGMCVVAMVIPPVAAITVNRRDPEDDWWNDPRWDDPRWDDPGHDRDHPDDEHPDRPA from the coding sequence GTGCGAGGACACCGGCGGCACGTGCGCTACTTCGTCATGATGGGCGTCTGCCTGGCGCTCTTCGTCCTGGCCTGGGGCGTGGTGCGCTTCTGGTCGGTGCCGGTGGCGATCGGGATGTGCGTGGTCGCCATGGTGATCCCGCCGGTGGCCGCGATCACCGTCAACCGGCGCGACCCGGAGGACGACTGGTGGAACGACCCCCGCTGGGACGACCCGCGCTGGGACGATCCCGGCCACGACCGGGACCACCCGGACGACGAGCACCCCGACAGGCCGGCCTAG
- a CDS encoding zinc-dependent metalloprotease: protein MTSASGGADMVDWELAVATATRLARSGPEITRGEAREVVAELRRHALEAEEHVRSYTGMRSSSLLEEAATPVLVVDRPGWVRANVAGFRTVTRPLVEKLAARRRDTPGAAVFGSLGEKATGVELGAVLAFLSTKVLGQYETFAPVEPEAAPGPTGEPVAPDSPAALFEQPRQPGRLLLVAPNIVQAERELDVAPHDFRLWVCLHEETHRTQFTAVPWLRDHIQAEVQAFLTETDLDAAALLDRARDAFGGGLPGLGRGDGSAPGTLLEAVQSPAQREILGRLTAVMSLLEGHADVVMDGVGPAVVPSVAEIREKFQRRRDRGATRIDQLLRRLLGMDAKLRQYQDGAVFVRGVVDRVGMADFNRVWTSPNTLPTKEEIHDPAAWVARVIG, encoded by the coding sequence ATGACGAGCGCGAGTGGCGGTGCGGACATGGTCGACTGGGAGCTCGCGGTCGCGACGGCGACGCGGCTGGCCCGGTCCGGGCCGGAGATCACCAGGGGCGAGGCGCGCGAGGTGGTCGCCGAGTTGCGGCGGCACGCGCTGGAAGCGGAGGAGCACGTCCGGTCGTACACCGGGATGCGCTCGTCCAGCCTGCTGGAGGAGGCGGCGACCCCGGTGCTGGTGGTGGACCGGCCGGGCTGGGTGCGGGCCAACGTGGCGGGCTTCCGTACCGTCACCCGGCCGCTGGTGGAGAAGCTGGCGGCCCGCCGCCGCGACACCCCGGGGGCGGCGGTGTTCGGTTCGCTGGGGGAGAAGGCCACCGGGGTCGAGCTCGGCGCGGTGCTGGCCTTCCTCTCCACCAAGGTGCTCGGCCAGTACGAGACCTTCGCCCCGGTCGAGCCCGAGGCGGCCCCGGGGCCGACCGGCGAGCCGGTCGCCCCGGACAGCCCGGCCGCGCTGTTCGAGCAGCCCCGCCAGCCGGGCCGGCTGCTGCTGGTGGCGCCCAACATCGTCCAGGCCGAGCGTGAACTCGACGTGGCCCCGCACGACTTCCGGCTCTGGGTCTGCCTGCACGAGGAGACCCACCGCACCCAGTTCACCGCCGTGCCCTGGCTGCGCGACCACATCCAGGCCGAGGTGCAGGCCTTCCTCACCGAGACCGACCTGGACGCCGCCGCCCTGCTCGACCGGGCCCGCGACGCCTTCGGCGGCGGCCTCCCGGGCCTCGGCCGGGGCGACGGCTCGGCCCCGGGCACCCTGCTGGAGGCCGTCCAGTCGCCGGCCCAGCGGGAGATCCTCGGTCGGCTCACCGCCGTGATGTCGCTGCTGGAGGGCCACGCGGACGTGGTGATGGACGGGGTCGGCCCGGCCGTGGTGCCCTCGGTGGCCGAGATCCGGGAGAAGTTCCAGCGCCGCCGGGACAGGGGTGCCACCCGGATCGACCAGCTGCTGCGCCGGCTGCTGGGGATGGACGCCAAGCTGCGCCAGTACCAGGACGGCGCGGTCTTCGTCCGGGGCGTGGTGGACCGGGTCGGGATGGCCGACTTCAACCGGGTCTGGACCTCCCCGAACACCCTGCCGACCAAGGAGGAGATCCACGACCCGGCCGCCTGGGTGGCCCGGGTGATCGGGTGA
- a CDS encoding DUF1416 domain-containing protein produces the protein MCGAQPGGPDLSGVDVAKETIIQGSVTKNGVPVNGYVRLLDSNGEFTAEVPTSATGQFRFFARPGTWTLRALVPGATVDRQVVTSKEVNPTEVAIAV, from the coding sequence ATGTGCGGTGCACAGCCGGGTGGCCCGGACCTTTCGGGAGTTGACGTGGCCAAGGAGACCATCATCCAGGGCTCGGTGACCAAGAACGGCGTGCCGGTCAACGGTTACGTCCGTCTGCTCGACTCGAACGGCGAGTTCACGGCCGAGGTCCCGACCTCCGCCACGGGCCAGTTCCGCTTCTTCGCCCGCCCGGGCACCTGGACGCTGCGTGCGCTCGTCCCCGGTGCCACGGTCGACCGTCAGGTGGTGACCTCCAAGGAGGTCAACCCGACCGAGGTCGCGATCGCGGTCTGA
- the dtd gene encoding D-aminoacyl-tRNA deacylase: MRAVVQRVTEARVTVDGETVGAIEEPGLCVLVGVTHEDTPAKAAQLARKLWSLRLFEGEEAELSCSDFGAPLLVISQFTLYGDARKGRRPTWNAAAPGPVAEPLVAAVVAELRTLGAKVETGRFGADMKVALVNDGPFTVLLEV; encoded by the coding sequence ATGCGAGCAGTGGTGCAGCGAGTGACCGAGGCCAGGGTGACGGTGGACGGCGAGACCGTCGGCGCGATCGAGGAGCCGGGCCTGTGCGTCCTGGTCGGGGTGACCCACGAGGACACCCCCGCCAAGGCCGCCCAGCTGGCCCGCAAGCTCTGGTCGCTGCGGCTCTTCGAGGGAGAGGAGGCCGAGCTCTCCTGCTCCGACTTCGGCGCCCCGCTGCTGGTGATCAGTCAGTTCACCCTGTACGGCGACGCCCGCAAGGGCCGCCGCCCCACCTGGAACGCCGCCGCCCCCGGCCCGGTGGCCGAGCCGCTGGTGGCGGCCGTGGTGGCCGAGCTCCGCACGCTGGGCGCCAAGGTGGAGACGGGCAGGTTCGGCGCCGACATGAAGGTGGCCCTGGTCAACGACGGCCCGTTCACCGTGCTCCTCGAAGTCTGA
- a CDS encoding DsrE family protein, protein MSKKLVIKVTAGADAPERCSQAFTVAAVAVASGVEVSLWLTGESSWFALPGRAAEFELPHAAPLPDLLGSLLVSGQVTLCTQCATRRGITQEDVIGGVRIAGAQVFVSEIMAEGVQALVY, encoded by the coding sequence ATGTCGAAGAAGCTGGTCATCAAGGTCACCGCCGGGGCCGACGCGCCCGAGCGCTGCTCGCAGGCCTTCACCGTGGCGGCGGTCGCCGTCGCCAGCGGGGTGGAGGTCTCGCTCTGGCTCACCGGCGAGTCCTCCTGGTTCGCCCTGCCGGGCCGGGCCGCGGAGTTCGAACTGCCGCACGCCGCGCCGCTGCCGGATCTGCTCGGCTCGCTACTGGTGAGCGGGCAGGTGACGCTCTGCACGCAGTGCGCGACGCGGCGCGGCATCACTCAGGAGGACGTGATCGGGGGCGTCCGGATCGCGGGCGCGCAGGTCTTCGTCAGCGAGATCATGGCCGAGGGCGTGCAGGCCCTCGTCTACTGA
- a CDS encoding response regulator transcription factor, translated as MSSLLLLTNALQPSAEVLPALGLLLHNVRVAPAEGSALVDTPSADVILVDGRRDLPHIRSLCQLLRSTGIGCPLILVVTEGGLAAVTAEWGIDDVLLDTAGPAEVEARLRLATGRLQVVNDDSPMEIRNGDLSVDEATYSAKLKGRVLDLTFKEFELLKYLAQHPGRVFTRAQLLQEVWGYDYFGGTRTVDVHVRRLRAKLGVEHEQLIGTVRNVGYRFVIPEKPEKGERPSLEQRPVGTREH; from the coding sequence ATGAGTTCTCTCCTGCTGCTCACCAACGCACTGCAGCCCTCCGCCGAGGTGCTGCCCGCACTCGGCCTGCTGCTGCACAACGTCCGGGTGGCGCCGGCCGAGGGCTCCGCCCTCGTGGACACGCCAAGCGCCGACGTCATACTGGTCGACGGCCGCCGGGACCTGCCGCACATCCGCAGCCTCTGCCAGCTGCTGCGCTCCACCGGGATCGGCTGCCCGCTGATCCTGGTCGTCACCGAGGGCGGTCTGGCCGCCGTCACCGCCGAGTGGGGCATCGACGACGTGCTGCTCGACACCGCCGGGCCGGCCGAGGTGGAGGCCCGGCTGCGGCTGGCCACGGGCCGCCTGCAGGTCGTCAACGACGACAGCCCGATGGAGATCCGCAACGGCGACCTCTCGGTGGACGAGGCGACCTACTCGGCCAAGCTCAAGGGCCGGGTGCTCGACCTCACCTTCAAGGAGTTCGAGCTGCTCAAGTACCTCGCCCAGCACCCCGGCCGGGTCTTCACCCGGGCGCAGCTGCTGCAGGAGGTCTGGGGCTACGACTACTTCGGCGGCACCCGGACGGTGGACGTGCACGTCCGGCGCCTGCGGGCCAAGCTCGGCGTCGAGCACGAGCAGTTGATCGGCACCGTCCGCAACGTCGGCTACCGCTTCGTCATCCCGGAGAAGCCCGAGAAGGGCGAGCGCCCGAGCCTGGAGCAGCGCCCGGTCGGCACCCGCGAGCACTGA
- a CDS encoding dodecin: MTDHVYRVTEIVGSSPESIDAAIRNGVDRASRTLRNLDWFEVTQIRGHLAEGAVAHYQVGLKLGFRLDEED; the protein is encoded by the coding sequence ATGACCGACCACGTCTACCGCGTCACCGAGATCGTCGGCTCCTCGCCCGAGAGCATCGACGCCGCCATCCGCAACGGCGTGGACCGGGCGTCCCGCACCCTCCGCAACCTCGACTGGTTCGAGGTCACCCAGATCCGCGGCCACTTGGCCGAGGGCGCCGTCGCCCACTACCAGGTCGGCCTCAAGCTCGGCTTCCGGCTGGACGAGGAGGACTGA
- a CDS encoding folate-binding protein YgfZ, translated as MTSGITKSPLLALPGAVPAEGPDEGVAAHYGGLFQEQRALAEGRGFVDLSHRGVVTVTGPDRLAWLHLLLTQHVSALPPQQAADALILSPNGHVEHALYLVDDGTTTWAHVEPGTLPELLKYLESMKFMYRVEVADATAEYALVHLPAGSTAPVEGAAAVRSLPYGTDLFLPRERLAELTAGYGPAAGVWAYEALRVEQHRPRLGFETDHRTIPHEVDWLRTAVHLQKGCYRGQETVARVHNLGKPPRRLVFLHLDGTEESLPPHGTELRLASDPEGRALGFVTSSARHHELGPIALGIVKRNVPVDAVLVAGSVPAAQEVVVPQ; from the coding sequence ATGACTTCCGGTATCACGAAGAGCCCGCTCCTCGCCCTGCCCGGTGCCGTCCCCGCCGAAGGGCCCGACGAGGGCGTGGCGGCCCACTACGGCGGCCTGTTCCAGGAGCAGCGGGCGCTGGCCGAGGGCCGGGGCTTCGTGGACCTCTCGCACCGCGGCGTGGTCACCGTGACCGGCCCCGACCGGCTGGCCTGGCTGCACCTGCTGCTCACCCAGCACGTCAGCGCGCTGCCCCCGCAGCAGGCGGCCGACGCGCTGATCCTCTCCCCGAACGGCCACGTGGAGCACGCGCTCTACCTGGTGGACGACGGCACCACCACCTGGGCGCACGTCGAGCCGGGCACCCTGCCCGAGCTGCTCAAGTACCTGGAGAGCATGAAGTTCATGTACCGGGTGGAGGTCGCGGACGCCACCGCCGAGTACGCCCTGGTGCACCTGCCGGCCGGTTCGACCGCCCCGGTCGAGGGCGCGGCGGCCGTCCGCTCGCTGCCGTACGGCACCGACCTCTTCCTGCCGCGCGAGCGACTGGCCGAGCTCACGGCCGGGTACGGCCCGGCGGCCGGCGTCTGGGCGTACGAGGCGCTGCGGGTCGAGCAGCACCGGCCGCGGCTGGGCTTCGAGACCGACCACCGGACCATCCCGCACGAGGTGGACTGGCTGCGCACCGCCGTGCACCTGCAGAAGGGCTGCTACCGGGGGCAGGAGACGGTGGCCCGCGTCCACAACCTGGGGAAGCCGCCGCGCCGGCTGGTCTTCCTGCACCTGGACGGCACCGAGGAGTCGCTGCCCCCGCACGGCACCGAGCTGCGGCTGGCCTCCGACCCGGAGGGCCGGGCGCTGGGCTTCGTGACCTCCTCGGCCCGCCACCACGAGCTGGGCCCGATCGCGCTGGGCATCGTCAAGCGGAACGTGCCCGTGGACGCCGTGCTGGTGGCCGGGAGCGTCCCGGCCGCGCAGGAGGTCGTCGTCCCGCAGTAG